A genome region from endosymbiont of Acanthamoeba sp. UWC8 includes the following:
- a CDS encoding amino acid ABC transporter permease — translation MVNYDFQWVLYIVEGITITLQYSLTSVFIGFFLGIIFAFIILSENKVLSFPVKLYVSIIRGTPLLLQLSIVYFAVPALTGYKISAFASGVIAFSINSSAYICDIIRAGVQAIDKGQFEAARVLNIPYFFMMKDIILPQALKNILPALINEVAGMIKESSIIAIIGEADLMRRAQVVAAEQYTYFAPLVVAGICYYILVITLTYFAKILETRLHAKYK, via the coding sequence ATGGTTAATTATGATTTTCAGTGGGTGTTATATATTGTTGAAGGAATAACTATTACTTTACAGTATTCCCTTACCTCGGTGTTTATCGGGTTTTTCCTTGGAATTATATTCGCATTTATTATTTTAAGTGAAAATAAAGTACTCTCCTTCCCTGTGAAGCTTTATGTTTCAATAATAAGAGGTACCCCCCTTCTACTGCAATTAAGCATTGTCTATTTTGCCGTGCCTGCCCTTACTGGGTATAAGATATCGGCGTTTGCTTCCGGAGTTATTGCCTTTTCTATTAACTCAAGTGCTTATATATGCGATATAATCAGAGCCGGGGTTCAAGCCATCGACAAGGGGCAATTTGAGGCAGCTAGGGTTTTAAATATACCTTATTTCTTTATGATGAAAGATATAATTTTACCTCAGGCATTAAAAAATATATTACCTGCACTTATTAACGAAGTAGCTGGTATGATTAAAGAATCCTCAATTATTGCGATAATCGGGGAGGCAGATTTGATGAGAAGGGCGCAAGTAGTTGCTGCTGAGCAGTATACTTATTTTGCTCCGCTTGTTGTCGCCGGGATCTGTTACTATATACTGGTAATTACTTTAACTTATTTTGCTAAAATTTTAGAGACGAGATTACATGCTAAGTATAAATAA
- a CDS encoding flagellin, which yields MTTSISSNLTANVTGATIGKTSSAIAKAAKQLSTGERITKASDDAAGLSVGTGLKINMTALQTALKSTGQANAVLGVADGAASGILDGLTRMKELTMQAAMGSSSPNERGYYDEEFQQLVSEQDRLVDTSTFNNKTLLDGSLSSGKGVESNTASASEGASASANITFTGTVGSANAVAALNINGVAFDFDFTGAATVVTGANIVIDGTLTTTKASTIADIINNVGADYHSTMTEQNAARLSDLVATANGNTLTITSKKEGVAGSFLVTAGGVANSIQYMATTSAGSTSYTVLDATAGTISGYYSAGSTTGSLGRSSVSVQGTIGDNILKTLTQTTATSGWVTVNATDLANDDVLSVFGTKLTLKDKVETPESQILRSKTSDLETLKNIATYLNNSEDSNIANYIYEARLDSGNLEIRATAKGATSTFNGANLIIDTTAVSVSAGTAGAADGIDVSHISDNASFMGKLSGFTATRTGDDAVKLSIKAGDYTYEAEVKDTAPTADYIIRMKSNDLDGKGGYFDLQLAANNGVTVANQPEADNFAKRLNDAVAPLNFYQNRDISTFDASGTSIEDTVITLTSKSFDAINVADIKVVGSTETNDQKAQLSITLSDGRVFSKSDLAESAPKGQKIELINTTDSNEKISIIWGKDIKFITDTEVNTLQNDLLSAFKANQVGMSFQVGTKTDQVIGVELGDLSTKALFKGEVLDISTEEGAKKAGEVIDAAIDEVKGARASIGAQQARFDSAASNIATTLQNTDAARAVYLDTNVAESSTNFGLAQVKMNASISVLAQVNNLPQSLLKLLG from the coding sequence ATGACAACTTCAATCAGTTCAAATTTAACTGCAAACGTTACTGGTGCAACAATAGGCAAAACCAGCAGTGCAATTGCAAAAGCCGCTAAGCAATTATCTACAGGCGAAAGAATTACTAAAGCATCGGATGATGCGGCAGGTTTATCGGTTGGTACCGGTTTAAAAATAAACATGACTGCACTTCAAACCGCTTTAAAGTCAACCGGACAAGCAAATGCAGTGCTCGGGGTGGCTGACGGTGCGGCAAGCGGGATTCTGGACGGCTTAACAAGAATGAAAGAGCTTACTATGCAAGCTGCCATGGGAAGTTCTTCACCGAATGAAAGAGGATATTACGACGAGGAATTTCAACAACTTGTAAGTGAGCAAGATCGTCTTGTGGATACCAGCACATTCAACAATAAGACATTACTTGACGGGTCTCTTTCCAGTGGTAAAGGCGTAGAATCAAATACTGCTTCCGCAAGTGAAGGTGCATCCGCTTCTGCAAATATAACTTTTACCGGAACCGTTGGTAGTGCTAACGCAGTAGCCGCTTTAAATATAAACGGTGTCGCATTTGATTTTGACTTTACCGGTGCCGCAACAGTTGTAACAGGTGCTAATATAGTAATCGACGGTACCTTAACTACTACCAAAGCAAGTACTATTGCTGACATTATTAACAACGTCGGTGCTGATTATCACTCAACAATGACTGAGCAAAATGCGGCAAGGCTATCTGATCTGGTTGCAACTGCTAACGGGAACACTTTAACTATTACCAGTAAAAAAGAAGGTGTTGCAGGTTCATTCTTAGTAACAGCAGGCGGTGTAGCAAACTCAATTCAGTATATGGCGACTACTTCAGCAGGAAGTACATCATATACTGTTCTTGATGCTACTGCAGGTACTATAAGCGGTTATTACTCGGCAGGTTCCACAACCGGGTCTCTAGGAAGAAGTTCTGTAAGTGTGCAAGGTACAATCGGTGATAATATTCTTAAGACCTTAACCCAAACTACTGCAACTTCAGGCTGGGTAACCGTAAATGCAACAGATTTAGCGAATGATGATGTTTTAAGTGTATTTGGAACAAAACTTACTTTAAAAGATAAGGTGGAAACTCCTGAATCCCAAATTTTAAGAAGTAAGACAAGCGATTTGGAAACTTTAAAAAATATTGCAACATATTTAAATAATTCCGAAGATTCTAATATTGCCAACTATATTTATGAAGCTAGATTAGATTCCGGTAACCTGGAAATTAGAGCTACTGCAAAAGGTGCGACAAGCACATTTAACGGTGCAAATTTAATAATTGATACTACAGCTGTATCGGTTAGTGCGGGAACTGCAGGTGCTGCTGACGGTATTGATGTTTCTCATATTAGTGATAATGCCTCCTTTATGGGTAAGCTAAGTGGATTTACGGCAACAAGAACCGGAGATGATGCGGTTAAGCTAAGCATAAAAGCCGGTGACTATACTTATGAAGCTGAAGTAAAAGATACCGCTCCGACTGCAGACTATATCATCAGAATGAAATCTAACGATCTAGACGGGAAAGGCGGATACTTTGATTTGCAATTAGCTGCTAACAATGGTGTTACTGTTGCTAATCAACCTGAAGCCGATAACTTCGCTAAAAGACTTAATGATGCCGTAGCTCCACTTAATTTCTACCAAAATAGAGATATCTCTACCTTTGATGCAAGTGGAACTTCAATTGAAGATACCGTAATCACTCTGACTTCAAAAAGCTTTGATGCAATTAACGTTGCGGATATTAAAGTTGTAGGTTCTACGGAAACTAATGACCAGAAGGCTCAACTCAGTATTACTTTAAGTGACGGGAGAGTATTCTCTAAGTCAGATTTAGCTGAAAGCGCGCCTAAAGGACAAAAAATTGAGCTTATCAATACCACGGATAGTAATGAAAAGATCTCTATCATTTGGGGTAAAGATATTAAGTTCATAACTGATACTGAAGTTAACACATTACAGAATGATTTACTTTCAGCATTTAAAGCGAATCAAGTTGGGATGAGCTTCCAAGTAGGAACCAAAACCGACCAGGTAATCGGCGTTGAATTAGGTGATTTAAGTACCAAAGCTTTATTTAAAGGTGAAGTTCTAGATATTTCAACTGAAGAAGGTGCAAAAAAAGCCGGAGAAGTAATTGATGCGGCGATTGACGAAGTAAAAGGAGCAAGAGCTAGTATTGGTGCGCAACAAGCAAGGTTTGACAGTGCTGCATCAAATATTGCAACTACTCTTCAAAATACCGATGCTGCAAGAGCAGTGTATCTTGATACTAACGTCGCCGAATCATCTACTAACTTCGGGCTAGCTCAAGTTAAGATGAATGCGAGCATTTCAGTATTGGCTCAAGTAAATAACTTACCGCAAAGTTTGTTAAAGCTACTTGGTTAA
- a CDS encoding ABC transporter substrate-binding protein, producing MKKKLIILVLGLLSITLIMCLNPFAEHDNVDRDIKKTLVMGVSLDYPPFEFMHLGKPQGFDIDLAYMLANELDFKLEIKDMDFGSLIPALNSKQIDFIISAMSPSPERAKNVDFTKLYYQAKIEILTLDSKDIEAISRFENKKIGVQMGSTMEAYLKKKQAEIPSLEILSIARVPALIEELKIGRIDGVLLDAEIARKIISRNPNLKSGVIEDFIGGNAVVLPLKSELTEAFNYALDNLEKEGKLRSLEQKWIVESKE from the coding sequence ATGAAAAAGAAGCTTATAATATTAGTTCTAGGCCTACTATCAATTACGCTTATAATGTGCTTAAATCCATTTGCCGAGCATGATAATGTAGATAGGGATATAAAAAAGACTTTAGTTATGGGGGTATCTTTAGACTATCCGCCTTTCGAGTTTATGCATTTAGGTAAGCCGCAGGGGTTTGATATTGATTTAGCATATATGCTTGCAAATGAGCTTGATTTCAAGCTTGAGATTAAAGACATGGATTTCGGTTCCTTAATTCCTGCGTTAAATAGCAAGCAAATAGATTTTATTATTTCAGCTATGTCGCCTTCTCCCGAGCGTGCTAAAAACGTAGATTTCACTAAATTATATTACCAGGCTAAAATAGAGATCTTAACTCTTGACTCGAAAGATATAGAAGCAATATCCCGATTTGAAAATAAAAAAATCGGAGTGCAGATGGGTTCAACTATGGAAGCTTACTTAAAGAAAAAGCAAGCGGAAATACCCTCGTTGGAAATTTTATCTATTGCCAGAGTCCCTGCATTAATTGAGGAATTGAAAATCGGAAGGATAGACGGGGTTTTATTAGATGCGGAAATCGCAAGAAAAATAATTTCTAGAAACCCGAATTTAAAATCCGGAGTTATTGAAGATTTTATAGGCGGTAATGCAGTTGTCTTACCCCTTAAATCAGAACTCACCGAAGCTTTTAACTATGCTTTGGATAATCTTGAAAAAGAAGGCAAGTTAAGAAGCTTAGAACAAAAATGGATTGTTGAAAGTAAAGAGTAA
- a CDS encoding amino acid ABC transporter ATP-binding protein, protein MLSINNLTKYFGDHKVLDGINFKVSRGEVISIIGSSGSGKSTILRCIAGLEDYTQGEIKVGANSKKHNIGMVFQNFCLFPNMTVLQNLTYAPVKILKKSKQEAEDKAIELLKKVGLETSVDKYPSALSGGQKQRAAIARTLCMEPEILLFDEPTSALDPENVKEVLETIKQLAHTNITLIIVTHEMLFAKEISDRVIFIDGGKILEDASTYEIFNNPKSERLKLFLKNIL, encoded by the coding sequence ATGCTAAGTATAAATAATTTAACTAAATATTTTGGTGACCACAAAGTATTAGACGGGATAAACTTTAAAGTTAGCAGAGGAGAAGTTATTTCTATCATCGGCTCATCGGGAAGCGGTAAATCAACAATTTTAAGATGTATAGCAGGCCTGGAGGATTATACCCAAGGTGAAATCAAAGTGGGTGCGAATAGTAAAAAACATAACATAGGTATGGTATTTCAAAACTTTTGCCTTTTTCCTAATATGACCGTGTTACAAAATTTGACCTATGCACCGGTTAAAATTTTGAAGAAGAGTAAGCAGGAAGCAGAGGATAAAGCAATAGAGCTACTTAAAAAAGTCGGGCTGGAAACTTCAGTGGATAAATATCCTTCTGCCCTCTCGGGCGGCCAAAAACAAAGGGCGGCAATTGCAAGAACATTATGTATGGAGCCGGAAATCCTGCTTTTCGATGAGCCGACTTCAGCACTTGATCCCGAAAACGTTAAGGAAGTTTTAGAAACCATAAAACAACTCGCGCACACTAATATTACGCTTATTATAGTAACTCACGAGATGCTGTTCGCTAAAGAGATCTCTGATCGGGTTATATTTATCGATGGGGGAAAAATTTTAGAAGATGCTTCTACTTATGAAATATTCAATAACCCTAAAAGTGAACGCTTAAAGCTGTTTTTAAAAAATATTCTGTAG
- a CDS encoding FixH family protein: METKKSIIPYLFIAFILLYVTLDSIFIYISKNSYNGIITENAYQKGLDYNQVIKENEAQKKLGWIGNLRYYLVGKNLVELDFTLFDKKYRPVKGAEVEVRIMRPVTDKYDTVVKLEEISSGRYSNKVQLPLQGQWEIKLKASVKNDIFFLNRRITISDKEQ; this comes from the coding sequence ATGGAAACCAAAAAATCAATAATACCATATTTATTTATTGCCTTCATACTTCTTTATGTAACTCTGGATTCAATCTTTATTTATATTTCTAAAAATTCATATAATGGAATTATCACAGAAAATGCTTACCAAAAAGGGTTGGATTATAATCAAGTAATTAAGGAAAATGAAGCGCAAAAGAAACTGGGATGGATCGGTAATCTTAGATATTATTTGGTTGGCAAAAACTTAGTCGAACTTGATTTTACCCTTTTTGATAAGAAATATCGCCCGGTTAAAGGCGCTGAAGTTGAAGTGCGTATTATGAGGCCGGTAACTGATAAGTATGATACAGTTGTGAAGTTGGAGGAGATTTCCTCCGGCAGATACTCAAACAAAGTGCAGCTGCCGCTTCAGGGACAATGGGAAATAAAACTGAAAGCTTCAGTCAAAAACGATATATTCTTTTTAAATAGAAGAATTACAATCAGCGATAAGGAGCAGTGA